In a single window of the Cucumis melo cultivar AY chromosome 11, USDA_Cmelo_AY_1.0, whole genome shotgun sequence genome:
- the LOC103498365 gene encoding uncharacterized protein LOC103498365, with product MSEFEGISVTMKKQSESGKCEEMEKLCRICNRPYLPSSNSSSSCRFHPSFFVCRRHDDQKRYYELGPNDPPYAAKFYDCCGAEDVEASGCTTSFHVSYDE from the exons ATGTCTGAATTTGAAGGAATTAGTGTTACAATGAAGAAACAGAGCGAGAGTGGTAAATGTGAAGAAATGGAGAAGCTTTGCCGAATATGTAATCGCCCCTATCTTCCATCCTCCAATTCATCCTCTTCATGCCGTTTCCATCCTTCTTTTTTCGTCTGTCGTCGCCACGACGACCAAAAGAG GTACTATGAATTGGGACCCAATGACCCGCCGTATGCTGCCAAATTCTACGACTGTTGTGGGGCTGAGGACGTCGAGGCGTCTGGTTGCACCACCAGTTTCCATGTTTCTTATGATGAATGA